GACAAACACAATAAACCGCTTGAATTACCCGGTTCAAAGAGAATGGATTTCCAAGATATCAATCAGACTTCTCTgtgaaatataagaaaaaatgaaacattgtGTGCACAAATTAGATATCCTACCAAGAAACATTGTGGagatcttttcttttgttcattgagaaaaaaaaatgtaagaatacaaggacaaataaaaattgagcCCACAAAAGGAAGCAGACTACAAGAAAGGCcttcaatcaaataaaataagaccaaacagataattacaaaaatgctCATCAACCAAAGTCCACAAAGAAACCTAGAATCTACCGAGGGACCAAACATCACTTGGAGATCTCTCAAGCCTACTAAAAAACTTATTGTTCCTCTTCCCTCAAAGCTACAACAAAATATCACTTGCCCCACTTCCACAAAAACTTTCCTTTCTCGCTAAAAGGAGGGTGGAGACGGACCCAATCATCTCTATGCAACCCCTATGTCCAGTCCAACCAAGCCCGAACTTTTGTATGATGTGTTGTATTCTTTTGAGGAAGGTAACTGAGGAACTCGGTCATATTCTCTGGAGCTGTGATTAGGGgccaaagaaatcaaaatttttaacGGACAATATTTCTTGGGGCAGAAGGAGGTCATCTGAAAATATGGCCAAAGATGAAGTTGAATCCATAGGACCGTACTCTATTTTCATTCTGACAAAAACtaatatcttcattttttttccatgagAATTCAGTTCCCATGGCTAGAATGCTCTGTCTATGGAGTTAAGAATAAGTGGGGTCAGACAGTTTCAACCCTAAAGCTATGAAGGTACGAGAAAACATGTGAAGCTAATAGGCTAATGTAGTTTGTGCACTCTTATGGAAGCTGGGGCTTCAGTGAAATAATAATGTTTGTGGGAGAACCTAAAAAGGATGAACGTTTTTGGTTGTTCGTTGATTGTTGGCATATAACAGAAAgcataaaatgttaaaataccTCATAACTgaataaatactaaaaatgGTGGTACTGTTGAAGTGAGAAAGATGACCCAAATCAATAATCAGAAATTAAGATCGCTACTCCTGAGAAAATTATTAGAATCAAACAAAAGATGATACGAGGGGTTCCAAAGCATAATGAAATATGTCATTCATGAGATAAGTAATGTTGTAAATCAACATTCATCTCCGGACAATACTAACACATTTGGCATGCAACATAAAATATGCAATGAAAGCAGAACGCACCAACAACGGGATGGTTGTTATTGTATTCAGTTCAGTAGCAGTCTTCATGTGACCAGGCTCACCTGCTTGCATGATGTGAATACCTCCCCAAATCATCTGGTTCCAACTTTTTTGCAACACCAACACCTAAACCAATCTGATGATGAGTTGGTAGATCCCAATCAGCTGTGGTCTGAGCatcagaagaagaaactgGCATCTTCCCGTTCCAGTATGGAGGTTGAGGAACCAGTTCGAGCCCATTTTTATTCTGgcataaaatttagaaaattaagagaaGGAGATTATTCAAAAATGAGGGTATAAGAGAGATGTGAGCATACTGAAGTGGTCAAGGTTGCACCAATTGAATGAACGGGTGACTGTGGTGCAAAACTTGAGTGGCTTGCATCAGAGCGCCAAGGTGTTAATTGATACTGGGACTCCTTCAATTTTGTCTATCAACACAAGGAAGTTACGAGAACAATGAAGAGaagcaaagaaaatgaatgtttAAATTACAGTTTCCCTAGCTATCattaatctaataaattatcaGTACCTCAGTGAGAAGAAGCTTCTCCTGCAAGTGCTTAAATAGAATCTGCAAGAATACATAAACACCCAAGAGTTacctttccatttattttaacaGAACAGACTAAAATTGTTTTGAGATTATATTCATCACGTCTTTTTTGGATGCTCATCCAGTTTGAGATTTTCAACCTCATTGGGTATTTTCCAAAATTGTCAGAAGAAATATATCTCAATTACTCATTCATCCTCTTTTGAATTCCAAGGCAAAGTTGCTTTGGTTCAACACTGTGAGCTGAAGAAACCAGATAACTTTTCAGGAAAAGAAATTTCCTTGGTTCGATAGTTTTGAATTAACTCGTTTGAAGGCTTCATCTTGGTGTTTCCTCTTAAAGCCTTTAGTGGAATTTTCTCTACAGGAAATTTGTCTCAATTGGAATGCCTTAATCTTCCtttatagtttttatattttatttttgttatatttttgcttttattgCTCCTTTGTAAAGCTGGTATCTTTTGAACATTAGTCTTGTTTCATTACATTGGAGAAGtctcatttcttgttttaaagaaaacaaattaaaagctTATATAAGATTTATTAGAGTAATTACACAAGTCTGACAGGATTATGAAAGAAGAGAGCATACATTAGTCATTTATTAGTGCATTCATCTGAGTAAGGGCCATTATATAGAGTGATTCGGGGGTTTAAAAATAGgcaaatgttttttttggtaagaaaAATAGGCAACTTCAGGAAGttatttggaaaaataaagTCCGTGAAATATTTAGCACATCATTggtaatttcttcttttagccgtaataataaattaatctttttcctttattcaatgaaaagtttcgtctcatgttaaaataaataaattcattagaTCAAGGATAATTATTTGGAActtgaattgaattttcatGGCATTaatattgtattaaaaatCGAATCTAGACAACAATGTTCatctaatataaattttaaaaaatgcacaTCAGTAAGAcaattttttaggaaaatcTCTCAGCTCTCACTTCGTCAAAGACCAAAAATCTATCAATGTGAGACAAAGTGGAAGCTTCTCTATTACAAGACCAGGTGAACCTGCCGTTTTGGAGAGGGATATCCCTAAGGCCAACGTTTtcaatgaataaattaaagagCTTCATACTCCGGTGGGCAAAGAGTAGGTAATTTTTTGCTAGGCCATCAAGTAACATTGAAATTACCCCTAGAATCCAAGGGTCACGGGATGAGAAGGATAAGATCTCACCAAAATTAGTCTCCATGTATAGTGATAGGGAGGGATCATTCCCAAGGATTAATACGCCACCAATACTCATAGGAAAAGTTTGAACAACCTTCAACAAAAGAAGACACGTAGTGGAAACCATCACAAGTAGATAGGTGTTAGACAACTCTCTCTAAGAAACTCAGCAAAATAGACCCTAACTCTGGAAGAAAAGGCGCCTCCTCTCAGGAGAGTTGTAGCGACCAAGAGGAGCCAATAGTGTTGAGAGATTACCAACCAATGTTCCTAGAGATCCAATTTGACTTGATGAATCTAGTGTTGATAGAAGATAATTTAGTCTCATGAAGAATGAACAATGATAATAAATCTTTGATGAGGGTTCTCTTCTTTTAAGAGCCCACAACCCTAACACCCCAGGTTATGAAACTTATCAAGTGGTGATCAACATGTCCTTAACTAAGTCAGTCTTGTAAATTTTGAAGCTCCCCAATGACTTTATGGTAGTTTATTTGTGATTGCACTCTTCTTCTATTGGATGGATTTGGCATGAGGCAAAAGCCATGTGTTGGTGAGCCAAGTGAAGAAAAGGTGGAAATAAGGTGGGTTAATACCTGTGAGTGGGGCAGAGACATAAATGCATAGGAGTCATAATGAGCAAATGAGTGAAGGTATTGTATGTTGGGGTTAAACGTAAGGATTTGAGTAAGAGGGGGCAAAGAGAGCATATTGAGCTAAAAAATTGGGCCCAAATGAGATTGACCATGTTTTTCACAATAAAATTCTTTAAACCCTtctcaaacttttaaaaatattttttattcttcctcCCTATTAACGCTCGtattgttcctctctctaaaCTCTCCCTTTTCTTACTCCCTCTCCCACTCACGTGTTTAGTGTCGCCGCTCCCCTGCCTTCTTCCCCTGGTGATGGCGACCAGGATGATATTCTCTCTCAACAATGCATGAAGGCACAACCTGGTGGCAATATATGTGACACTAACAACGTGCAGCGTCTAACAAACCCACGTGCAAGGAGagcatgagagagaaaaagccACAAGTGGGAGGGAAAAACCATGAGTGAGAGCAAGAACTATaagggaaaagagaagaaaagatcCACAAAAAGGCTTGGTGACAGGCaacaaaaggttaaaaaaCTTTGTTTCGAAAAAGTCAACCAAATCACAAATCTTTAGGTCATCCACACAAAAACTGGAGCAAGTTTAAGGACAACTTGTTCAGTGAGTTTGGTGCTCGATGGTATGATTTTATGGGAGTGCGCGTAGGATCTCCCAATACGATGAGCAAACGTGACTTTGCCCTTTCATAAACTTAGGCACACACTTGTACCTCTATTAATGAGGATTGGGGTTGATTGCCATGGACGTTGGTCAAGTAGCCGATAATAGTTTGACTTCAAAAAATGGATCGATTTGGACTATCAATGGCGAGGATGGAGGTATCGGAAGATGTAACACAGCTGATAGGAAGCTGAAAGAATTCTCCTCAACTTTAATACTAACTTCCATCATATTTGTTAAGGATAGTGCTTTCTTTGAGGTCTCCATATATCCTACATGCAAGGCTCCAACAATGGAAAAAGTTTCAATGCACCTCGATGGGGAAGTTCTTAACTCTGATTCAATCTCTATATGAAAGTGACTTTCACCTCCCTGCAGTATGCTTATAGAGCAAGGATTACTTGTCAGGATGCAATAGGCTAATTGAGCTGAAACCAAATGCTCCTTATTGAAGAGATCTTAGGGAAGTGTTGGCTAAGGATAATGATGATGAGCATCGGTTGAGAGATGCCAGCTTACAAGAAATCGTGAGCAATGCTTGGGtctgtgtgagatctcacatcggttgaagaggaaaacaaagcatttcttataagggtgtggaaacctctccctagtagaagCGTTTAAAAACGAGGAGAAGCCCttaaagggaaagtccaaaaaagacagTATCTACTAACGGAgggcttgggatgttacaaatggtattaaagctaAACACCGGGCGgggtgccaacgaggacgttggcccccaaggagagatggattgtgagatctcacatcggttggagagggaaacgaagaattccttataagggtatggaaacctctccctaatagacgcgttttaaaactgagaggctgacggcgataaaTAACgtgctaaaacggacaatatctactagtagtgggcttgggttgttgcAGTCAATCTATTGTTTCTTCGGTTGGTTGGTGTAAATAGGCTTTTTCCTTCGACTTTGGACATTGAAAGCTTCTTTATGTGATGGATTCGCATGAATGGGGATTTGTTATTGAGCCCTGGGTTTTTGAGAAGAAAGGGAATTGGTCCATCTGAATTCATCGACACCAACCCATAAACTGAGCTTATTAGGCCATCATTAACACCAAGCTTTACTATTTTCACAGTATCTTTTGCAATTCAAAAAATTGCTTTATCCATAAGACATTCATCCACTCTTGAttccttgaaaaaaaaattggttgagGGGCTTCTAGGAGGGAAGAGAAACTAGTAATCAACCATGAAACGGATCCCTGGTTTAGGGAGAGTGAAAAACCGATCACTTGAGTGTTCAATGATGCATATGTTTCTTCCTACTTCGACAGAGAAGGTTTTTTCTGTTGATGGAGAATCATTGATGGGATAGTCGACAGATCATTCAAAAAGTTGAATTCAAAATTCCAATGAGCTAACATAGGAGGCATGGACATCAAATATTGAGATGAATTGGTTTGCTTCATTGGATTGTTGATGAGCTTCAAAAGTCCTTTTCGGTTGGACTATTTTGCAACCATCAAAAAATCATTCCAGTGGTGGATGATTTCTTACTTCTTTCCACTTTCTATTTTGAACTCgagaacaaattttttaagagaGTGGGAATTGAAGTAGGGAATTGCCCGAGTAGTTAAGTCAATTCTTGGTTTAagctttttagttttttttttttttttagtatttttagaACATGGCTTGTTGTTAAATACCCTATAATAGAGGGTTTATATGTTGTACTAGACACTATGGAATCATACTAAAAATTGAAGGTTAAACGTCTAGGGGAGAGTTATCCTTTTATCCTCACTGTACCactatcatagtcatatcccTCCAGTAAACTTGCAAAGTTCTAAGGTGATTCATACAAATCCACATACTTAAAAGGTTCACCTTGACATTGCTGATGATGGACTGAGCATCAGGCACAGGAGGCTGAAGTGAATATTCCGCAAGAAGAGGTAGTAGCGATGATACAAATGTGGTTCTCTCTTGTTGTGCTTCCTGATATAACCAGATTAGAGTCGAGGAGTTCATTAGAGTTCATATTAGGAAAGAAAAtgcaattttcattttaatagcTACTAGATTTATATCAAACTAGCTAACGGCAACAAAATTGAGCATTCTGAAAAAACCAGAAGCCACGTCAGAAATGGCATAGGAAGGAACGAACCTGCAATGCATATGTAAGACGAATATTTTCCTCAATTATTTCTTGTCTATACGAGAGAGCTTTAGAAGCAGCATCAACAAgatcttgttgttgttgatcaAAGGCCTAACGAAGAACaccaagaaggaaaagaagtcCAACCGCAGAGAACCAATCAGAATGGAAACGatgaaaatcataaaattaagaagTTTAAGGAAGgcaattgaaattgaattcaaaataaaaccctGCTTACCAAACGCATATAGGCAATTCGTTTTTCCAGAACGTATTTTTCATTTCGTATTTGTGCCTCCTGTTACAATAAGAATTATCATCGTCTCCAAGTAAAATATTTCCTAACAAAAATGGATAGAACAATCAAATCGAAGTCATCAAAGCAATGGACTAAGATATTCCATACGATTCATTTTACCTTGATAGAATAATCAGCAAGATGCTTCCGCAACTGCACAATTTCATCTTCATGTTCCTGGACTTTAACAACAAGGTCCTAAATATGAAACATAGATCAGAGTGGCTTCATGGTAaatatatggaaaaaaaaatagtgctAGAACCAACAGATATGTACCTGCTTCCAGAGACTGTTGGGATTATTTGCATCAGACTTTGGCATCAGGCCATGTCCAGACAACTTAATCCGTGGATCATATTCTACATCCACTGTAAACCTGAAAAGTCCCAAAATAGTTTACATGTTCAATATTTTATGCaaacaaataacataatatcatTTCACCAGTAAGGATGAATGACATCCTTTTTTACTTGCCTGCTAGCAGATAAAGATGTTGTAGATGGTGATGAGAACTGCGAGCAACCAGCATTATCAACTGGAGGCAGAACACTGGGAAGAGCTTTTACCATCCTGTCCGACTTGCTGTCCTCAAAGCGAGATTCTGTATCAACTTGCATGGAAACTTCATCTTTGTGCTCAACATCTTGATGGACAACTAGCGTTCCGTGTGAATCAACAACAGAAACATTATTCTTAAATCTATGCCTTTCGTAATCAACTGAACTATCTGATTGATGATCACCATTAGATTCATGATGGACCTTCTCATTCCATTGGTTTGAGGAATGAAACCTTTGAGCCAAAGGTTCATCAACCTTCTGCCACATTcgatgaaaaaatgaaaacaaattattagaTACAATTGAGAAATATGTTGTACGCAAACAATAACAAAGAGCAAGCTCAATATCCACGAAAGGGATATTCATAACACCTAACAATCATAGTACATCTATTTCATATTACCAAGAAAAAGGTGTCttgtttcatattaaaaacaaacaatcaaGTATGAGTAAGAAGAGATATTTCAAGTACCTGCATCGCATATAAAGATAACTTGGCGAGCTAATGAACCTAATTGCAAACGAGCAGCAATCGTAGATGACAATCAGCATAAAATGTATGGAAGAGATCCAACCCATTGCTGATACTGGGATACATCAAgaagttacaaatggtatccaTATTAACTTAAACCAAAAGCTATTTTGCGTTGGATAAATTTGCCTGATTGGGCATAATGGAAGACTACAGTCACCTTCTTATGGAATATAATAggtttttaattgaaaaagtaaT
The Cucurbita pepo subsp. pepo cultivar mu-cu-16 chromosome LG16, ASM280686v2, whole genome shotgun sequence genome window above contains:
- the LOC111777114 gene encoding uncharacterized protein LOC111777114 isoform X5, with amino-acid sequence MQVDEPLAQRFHSSNQWNEKVHHESNVVHQDVEHKDEVSMQVDTESRFEDSKSDRMVKALPSVLPPVDNAGCSQFSSPSTTSLSASRFTVDVEYDPRIKLSGHGLMPKSDANNPNSLWKQDLVVKVQEHEDEIVQLRKHLADYSIKEAQIRNEKYVLEKRIAYMRLAFDQQQQDLVDAASKALSYRQEIIEENIRLTYALQEAQQERTTFVSSLLPLLAEYSLQPPVPDAQSIISNVKILFKHLQEKLLLTETKLKESQYQLTPWRSDASHSSFAPQSPVHSIGATLTTSNKNGLELVPQPPYWNGKMPVSSSDAQTTADWDLPTHHQIGLGVGVAKKLEPDDLGRYSHHASSEGTNKQVTFREPVSNSEIDDQDVVHQAEREPITNWSSGQSPPPATLDEPSSSHSPALPPVLEEPSPSFSEDDDPLPAIEALQISGEAFPGQELQACGYSINGTTSCNFEWVRHLEDGSVNYIEGAKQPNYRVTADDVDTYLAIEVQPLDNRRRKGELVKVFANDHQKITCDPEMLNQIEKTLYSGHASYKVSMSTGFLDIWEAATLSIKREGYSIKFSGASGDVITEKFSPNTVVSIPFGNPSGFIIIGNNFEHQLRVDNNPADFTCLRDTIVLTLRLFILRAGERRKGRKRVLFFHK
- the LOC111777114 gene encoding uncharacterized protein LOC111777114 isoform X2; the encoded protein is MENGFEGRSLAEKFSELGVSAAPAEQSNSLSSNNHGNNNDSNLFQVLKAVEAAEATIKQQVEENNRLRIELQKKIQELEKCVDEPLAQRFHSSNQWNEKVHHESNGDHQSDSSVDYERHRFKNNVSVVDSHGTLVVHQDVEHKDEVSMQVDTESRFEDSKSDRMVKALPSVLPPVDNAGCSQFSSPSTTSLSASRFTVDVEYDPRIKLSGHGLMPKSDANNPNSLWKQDLVVKVQEHEDEIVQLRKHLADYSIKEAQIRNEKYVLEKRIAYMRLAFDQQQQDLVDAASKALSYRQEIIEENIRLTYALQEAQQERTTFVSSLLPLLAEYSLQPPVPDAQSIISNVKILFKHLQEKLLLTETKLKESQYQLTPWRSDASHSSFAPQSPVHSIGATLTTSNKNGLELVPQPPYWNGKMPVSSSDAQTTADWDLPTHHQIGLGVGVAKKLEPDDLGRYSHHASSEGTNKQVTFREPVSNSEIDDQDVVHQAEREPITNWSSGQSPPPATLDEPSSSHSPALPPVLEEPSPSFSEDDDPLPAIEALQISGEAFPGQELQACGYSINGTTSCNFEWVRHLEDGSVNYIEGAKQPNYRVTADDVDTYLAIEVQPLDNRRRKGELVKVFANDHQKITCDPEMLNQIEKTLYSGHASYKVSMSTGFLDIWEAATLSIKREGYSIKFSGASGDVITEKFSPNTVVSIPFGNPSGFIIIGNNFEHQLRVDNNPADFTCLRDTIVLTLRLFILRAGERRKGRKRVLFFHK
- the LOC111777114 gene encoding uncharacterized protein LOC111777114 isoform X1, yielding MENGFEGRSLAEKFSELGVSAAPAEQSNSLSSNNHGNNNDSNLFQVLKAVEAAEATIKQQVEENNRLRIELQKKIQELEKCKVDEPLAQRFHSSNQWNEKVHHESNGDHQSDSSVDYERHRFKNNVSVVDSHGTLVVHQDVEHKDEVSMQVDTESRFEDSKSDRMVKALPSVLPPVDNAGCSQFSSPSTTSLSASRFTVDVEYDPRIKLSGHGLMPKSDANNPNSLWKQDLVVKVQEHEDEIVQLRKHLADYSIKEAQIRNEKYVLEKRIAYMRLAFDQQQQDLVDAASKALSYRQEIIEENIRLTYALQEAQQERTTFVSSLLPLLAEYSLQPPVPDAQSIISNVKILFKHLQEKLLLTETKLKESQYQLTPWRSDASHSSFAPQSPVHSIGATLTTSNKNGLELVPQPPYWNGKMPVSSSDAQTTADWDLPTHHQIGLGVGVAKKLEPDDLGRYSHHASSEGTNKQVTFREPVSNSEIDDQDVVHQAEREPITNWSSGQSPPPATLDEPSSSHSPALPPVLEEPSPSFSEDDDPLPAIEALQISGEAFPGQELQACGYSINGTTSCNFEWVRHLEDGSVNYIEGAKQPNYRVTADDVDTYLAIEVQPLDNRRRKGELVKVFANDHQKITCDPEMLNQIEKTLYSGHASYKVSMSTGFLDIWEAATLSIKREGYSIKFSGASGDVITEKFSPNTVVSIPFGNPSGFIIIGNNFEHQLRVDNNPADFTCLRDTIVLTLRLFILRAGERRKGRKRVLFFHK
- the LOC111777114 gene encoding uncharacterized protein LOC111777114 isoform X4, which translates into the protein MQVDEPLAQRFHSSNQWNEKVHHESNGDHQSDSSVDYERHRFKNNVSVVDSHGTLVVHQDVEHKDEVSMQVDTESRFEDSKSDRMVKALPSVLPPVDNAGCSQFSSPSTTSLSASRFTVDVEYDPRIKLSGHGLMPKSDANNPNSLWKQDLVVKVQEHEDEIVQLRKHLADYSIKEAQIRNEKYVLEKRIAYMRLAFDQQQQDLVDAASKALSYRQEIIEENIRLTYALQEAQQERTTFVSSLLPLLAEYSLQPPVPDAQSIISNVKILFKHLQEKLLLTETKLKESQYQLTPWRSDASHSSFAPQSPVHSIGATLTTSNKNGLELVPQPPYWNGKMPVSSSDAQTTADWDLPTHHQIGLGVGVAKKLEPDDLGRYSHHASSEGTNKQVTFREPVSNSEIDDQDVVHQAEREPITNWSSGQSPPPATLDEPSSSHSPALPPVLEEPSPSFSEDDDPLPAIEALQISGEAFPGQELQACGYSINGTTSCNFEWVRHLEDGSVNYIEGAKQPNYRVTADDVDTYLAIEVQPLDNRRRKGELVKVFANDHQKITCDPEMLNQIEKTLYSGHASYKVSMSTGFLDIWEAATLSIKREGYSIKFSGASGDVITEKFSPNTVVSIPFGNPSGFIIIGNNFEHQLRVDNNPADFTCLRDTIVLTLRLFILRAGERRKGRKRVLFFHK